The proteins below come from a single bacterium genomic window:
- a CDS encoding sigma-54 dependent transcriptional regulator: MKRILIADDDESIRWVLRKTVTGMGFAADLAADGEQALALLGKNTYAAAFVDIRMPGMEGIEVLERVEARKSPTRFFIMTAVHRPDVAARSTRAGAAEFITKPFDLSAIEELLRNVEREASSRESPFRPEEREDWSSARIVGKSRVLLEMFQKIGKVADSDATILLLGERGVGKELIARCVHDLGRRPGPFVAVNIPAIPRDLQEVELFGHEKGAFTGAEDAREGKLAATQDGTLFLDEIGDTPLDLQAKLLRVLQEREYTPLGSNRTRRFQGRIIAATNRNLRKLVAEGKFREDLFDRLNVFPLRVPSLSERKDDIPLLADHFLQKYCAVLSRPPRSFSKEAVEELSARPWKGNVRELENFVQRLAVLSPGKLLRRDDVARELARSDGTHETSSATMEQLVEERIREFFRRLGPALESETQLHDLFVRQVERPLVKVVLEATGGNQIRAAAILGIHRNTLRKKVAELGLAPKSRKRKEP, encoded by the coding sequence GTGAAACGCATTCTCATCGCCGACGACGACGAGAGCATCCGCTGGGTTCTCCGTAAGACCGTCACCGGGATGGGTTTCGCCGCGGACCTCGCCGCGGACGGGGAGCAGGCCCTCGCTCTCCTGGGGAAGAACACGTACGCCGCCGCCTTCGTCGACATCCGGATGCCCGGCATGGAAGGGATCGAGGTGCTCGAACGCGTCGAGGCGCGCAAGTCCCCCACCCGCTTCTTCATCATGACCGCGGTCCATCGGCCCGACGTCGCCGCCCGCTCCACCCGCGCCGGCGCCGCGGAGTTCATCACCAAGCCTTTCGACCTGTCCGCCATCGAGGAACTCCTGCGCAACGTGGAGCGCGAAGCGTCCTCCCGGGAGAGCCCCTTCCGCCCCGAGGAACGGGAAGACTGGTCTTCGGCCCGGATCGTGGGAAAGAGCCGGGTCCTCCTCGAGATGTTCCAGAAAATCGGGAAGGTGGCCGACTCGGACGCCACCATCCTCCTCCTCGGGGAGCGCGGCGTCGGGAAGGAGCTGATCGCCCGGTGCGTCCACGACTTGGGGAGACGCCCAGGTCCCTTCGTGGCGGTGAACATCCCCGCGATACCCCGCGACTTGCAGGAGGTGGAGCTGTTCGGACACGAGAAGGGAGCGTTCACGGGCGCCGAAGACGCCCGGGAGGGGAAACTCGCGGCCACGCAGGACGGCACCCTTTTCCTCGACGAGATCGGCGACACGCCGCTCGACCTGCAGGCCAAGCTCCTGCGGGTGCTCCAGGAGCGGGAGTACACGCCCCTGGGGTCGAACCGGACGAGGCGGTTCCAGGGACGCATCATCGCGGCGACGAACCGGAACCTTCGGAAACTGGTGGCGGAAGGAAAGTTCCGGGAGGACCTCTTCGACCGCCTGAACGTCTTCCCCCTGCGCGTGCCTTCCCTTTCGGAACGGAAGGACGACATCCCGCTCCTGGCGGACCACTTCCTCCAAAAATATTGCGCCGTCCTCTCCCGCCCTCCGCGCTCCTTCTCGAAGGAGGCGGTCGAGGAGCTCTCCGCCCGCCCATGGAAGGGGAACGTGCGGGAACTCGAGAACTTCGTCCAGCGCCTGGCGGTCCTCTCCCCGGGCAAACTGCTGCGGCGCGACGACGTGGCGAGGGAGCTGGCCCGCTCGGACGGCACGCACGAGACCTCTTCCGCCACGATGGAGCAGCTTGTCGAGGAGCGGATCCGGGAGTTTTTCCGGCGGCTCGGTCCGGCGCTCGAATCCGAGACGCAGCTTCACGACCTGTTCGTCCGGCAGGTGGAACGTCCCCTCGTGAAGGTCGTCCTCGAGGCGACCGGGGGGAACCAGATCCGCGCGGCGGCGATCCTGGGGATCCACCGGAACACGCTGCGGAAGAAGGTAGCGGAGCTCGGGCTGGCCCCGAAGTCCCGGAAGAGGAAGGAGCCGTGA
- a CDS encoding cysteine hydrolase family protein produces the protein MSVGLVLIDIQNDYFPGGRMELVEVESAARNAAKILQMFRHRHLPVFHIKHVSMRPDASFFLPGTPGVNIHDSVTPSAGEPVIEKQFPNSFRGTPLLDRLKSEGIGKVIICGAMSHMCVDATTRAAFDFGFSCTVIEDGCATRDLQFKGEIVKADKVHAAFMSALSAPYAKVMGTADFIKAEPGFWPIT, from the coding sequence ATGAGCGTCGGCCTCGTGTTGATCGACATCCAGAACGATTATTTTCCGGGCGGCAGGATGGAATTGGTGGAGGTGGAATCCGCTGCGCGGAATGCTGCGAAAATATTGCAGATGTTCCGGCATCGTCACCTCCCGGTATTCCACATCAAGCATGTTTCCATGCGCCCGGACGCATCCTTCTTTTTGCCGGGGACGCCCGGGGTGAACATCCACGACTCCGTGACGCCGTCGGCCGGAGAACCCGTCATCGAAAAACAGTTTCCCAACAGCTTCCGGGGGACGCCGCTACTCGATCGGCTGAAAAGCGAAGGGATTGGAAAAGTGATCATTTGCGGGGCGATGAGCCATATGTGCGTAGACGCGACGACGCGAGCCGCATTCGACTTCGGTTTTTCCTGCACGGTGATCGAAGATGGCTGTGCGACCCGCGATCTCCAGTTCAAAGGGGAAATCGTCAAGGCCGACAAGGTTCATGCCGCGTTCATGTCGGCCCTGTCGGCTCCATATGCCAAGGTAATGGGCACCGCTGATTTTATAAAGGCGGAGCCTGGTTTCTGGCCGATCACTTGA
- a CDS encoding hydroxymethylpyrimidine/phosphomethylpyrimidine kinase, with translation MRQRNGTPVILAFGGFDPTGGAGVLMDYRAAAAAGVHACAIVSCLTVQTTASFTRFASVPRDVLDDSFAAVSKSFPLRAVKVGMVGTRAAAEAILSFAAAHRDLPLVLDPVLRSSSGALLLSPSALPAYRQLIRRAAVLTPNLPEAEKLLDRRIGSFADAAEAAGELSELTGASVVLKGGHFPWRGRRGTDIVFSGGRTTLLPPVGTRRGDPHGTGCALAAAIAARIATGDAVVPAVLAAKSLLSKLIVGGFPSAEGRPTLFP, from the coding sequence ATGAGGCAACGGAACGGGACGCCCGTGATCCTTGCGTTCGGCGGGTTCGATCCGACCGGGGGCGCGGGGGTGTTGATGGACTACCGGGCGGCGGCCGCGGCCGGGGTACACGCCTGCGCGATCGTCTCGTGCCTCACGGTGCAGACCACCGCCTCCTTCACCCGCTTCGCATCCGTCCCGCGCGATGTCCTGGACGATTCCTTCGCCGCGGTCTCGAAGAGTTTTCCGCTGCGTGCCGTCAAGGTAGGGATGGTGGGGACCCGCGCCGCCGCGGAGGCGATCCTCTCCTTCGCCGCCGCGCACCGCGACCTTCCCCTTGTCCTCGACCCCGTGCTGCGCTCCTCTTCCGGGGCGCTGCTCCTGTCCCCGTCCGCGTTGCCGGCGTACCGTCAGCTTATCCGGCGCGCAGCGGTGCTCACGCCCAACCTGCCCGAGGCCGAAAAACTGCTGGATCGTCGGATCGGCTCCTTCGCCGACGCGGCCGAGGCGGCCGGGGAACTCTCCGAACTCACCGGGGCCTCCGTGGTACTCAAGGGAGGCCACTTCCCGTGGAGGGGACGCCGGGGGACCGACATCGTCTTTTCCGGCGGCCGGACCACGCTCCTTCCTCCGGTCGGCACCCGTAGGGGCGACCCGCACGGCACCGGATGCGCCCTCGCGGCGGCGATCGCCGCGCGGATCGCAACGGGGGACGCCGTCGTTCCCGCCGTCCTGGCCGCGAAATCCCTTCTTTCGAAACTGATCGTCGGCGGCTTCCCCTCGGCGGAGGGCCGCCCCACCCTGTTTCCGTGA
- a CDS encoding NAD(P)H-dependent oxidoreductase yields the protein MRISVILAHPDKGSFNHAIAAVAVQALRGVGHAISFHDLYADRFDPVLPAAEIPSGIGLPPELKTHCDEIAEADGIVIVHPNWWGQPPAILKGWVDRVFRPGVAYNFLEGDSGDGVPIGLLKARTAVVFNTSNTPPERENAVFGDPLESIWRKCIFDLCGIKSFHRHTFRVLATSTEKQRKEWLEQVKETMIRCFSKGEEE from the coding sequence ATGAGAATCTCCGTTATCCTTGCTCATCCCGATAAGGGAAGCTTCAATCACGCTATTGCCGCAGTGGCCGTTCAGGCGCTTCGCGGCGTCGGCCATGCGATATCGTTCCATGATTTGTATGCGGATCGGTTCGATCCCGTCCTTCCTGCCGCGGAAATTCCTTCCGGGATCGGCCTGCCACCCGAATTGAAAACGCATTGCGACGAAATTGCGGAAGCGGACGGCATCGTCATCGTGCATCCGAACTGGTGGGGACAGCCTCCTGCCATCCTGAAGGGATGGGTCGACCGCGTTTTCCGCCCCGGTGTCGCGTACAATTTCCTTGAAGGGGATAGCGGCGACGGAGTTCCCATCGGCCTGTTGAAAGCCCGCACGGCCGTTGTATTCAACACCTCGAACACTCCGCCGGAACGGGAAAATGCGGTTTTCGGCGACCCACTGGAATCGATTTGGCGAAAATGCATATTCGATCTTTGCGGCATCAAATCGTTCCACAGGCATACGTTCCGTGTCCTGGCAACCAGTACGGAGAAACAGCGCAAGGAGTGGCTGGAGCAGGTGAAAGAGACGATGATCCGCTGTTTTTCAAAAGGAGAGGAAGAATGA
- a CDS encoding ATP-binding protein, with protein MSDLLRQTLESVNVGILVFDLAGKLAYINPAAEEILQGSSQALAGKHFRTLFRGSPEAVRIVRKAIEENTPVTGFDVALKPVGRRQPVHRRGAASIPVMLGASPLSGESGEPQGAVLSVKSSEILSLVGQEERAAVRAEEMQMLAYGIAHEIKNPLGGILGAAQWILRGEGPDEDRAEGVRLILREARRINDLVEKMLEMGKTPPPPRPFALPPLLHDAEQLLLSEAREQGKAVRFDLRVDPSLPPISGHPDTVYRALLNILKNALEAIEGAGTVSIEARLNVNYRFARGRGRKRSFLEVEITDSGKGMTEDELRKALLPFYTTKAHGTGLGLAMARQTVTRLGGKMEIRSSPGVGTSVILSLPVDPGRKAAA; from the coding sequence TTGAGCGATCTCCTCCGGCAGACCCTGGAGTCGGTCAATGTCGGGATCCTCGTATTCGACCTCGCGGGAAAGCTGGCGTACATCAACCCCGCCGCCGAAGAGATCCTGCAGGGCTCCTCCCAGGCACTTGCCGGGAAACATTTCCGGACCCTTTTCCGGGGAAGTCCGGAGGCGGTCCGGATCGTCCGGAAGGCGATCGAGGAAAACACGCCGGTCACGGGCTTCGACGTGGCGTTGAAGCCGGTGGGCAGGAGGCAGCCGGTTCACCGCCGCGGAGCCGCTTCCATTCCGGTGATGCTCGGGGCCTCTCCCCTCTCCGGGGAGTCCGGCGAGCCGCAGGGGGCGGTCCTCTCGGTCAAATCGTCCGAGATCCTGTCGCTCGTGGGACAGGAGGAACGGGCGGCGGTCCGCGCCGAGGAGATGCAGATGCTGGCGTACGGGATCGCCCACGAGATCAAGAATCCCCTGGGCGGCATCCTGGGCGCGGCGCAGTGGATCCTGCGCGGGGAAGGCCCGGACGAGGACCGCGCCGAGGGAGTCCGGCTGATCCTTCGGGAAGCGCGACGGATCAACGACCTGGTGGAGAAGATGCTCGAAATGGGGAAAACGCCCCCGCCGCCGCGGCCCTTCGCCCTCCCCCCCCTGCTGCACGATGCGGAACAGCTCCTCCTCTCCGAGGCGCGGGAACAGGGGAAAGCGGTCCGGTTCGATCTCCGCGTGGACCCGAGCCTCCCCCCGATCTCCGGGCACCCGGACACCGTCTACCGGGCCCTCCTCAACATCCTGAAGAACGCCCTCGAGGCGATCGAGGGCGCGGGAACCGTGTCGATCGAGGCGCGGCTGAACGTCAACTACCGCTTCGCCCGGGGCCGGGGGAGAAAGCGCTCGTTCCTCGAGGTCGAGATCACCGACAGCGGGAAGGGGATGACCGAGGACGAGCTGCGCAAGGCGCTCCTCCCCTTCTACACCACGAAGGCGCACGGCACGGGGCTCGGCCTGGCGATGGCGCGACAGACGGTGACGCGGCTCGGCGGCAAGATGGAGATCCGCTCTTCTCCCGGCGTCGGAACCTCCGTAATCCTCTCCCTTCCGGTCGATCCGGGCAGAAAGGCCGCGGCGTGA
- a CDS encoding patatin-like phospholipase family protein yields the protein MPLRRTLHIALSSLLLLLLASCAGREVKPTPVEPPRRTVKVALVLGAGAAKGFAHVGVLKVLEANHVPVHMIVGTSVGSFVGSLYAYGYSAYDLQKIAMGIEKGEIADLTVPDNGFVKGEKLEAYVNKMIRGTTMEKLRTPFYAVATDIGSGKEMVFGKGNTGSAVRASCSIPGVFRPVRIGDRTYVDGGVVSPVAVDAARRLGADVVIAVDISGDVSGAIPEGTLDTIFQSINIMYSKIAAAQLSRADVVIKPKVGYIASGDFTKRHEAILEGEKAAQAALPKIQALLGESAVK from the coding sequence ATGCCTTTGCGACGCACCCTGCACATCGCCCTTTCCTCGCTCCTGCTCCTCCTGCTCGCCTCCTGCGCGGGCCGCGAAGTGAAGCCGACCCCGGTCGAGCCGCCCCGCAGGACGGTGAAGGTGGCCCTCGTCCTGGGGGCCGGCGCGGCCAAGGGATTCGCCCACGTGGGAGTGCTGAAGGTGCTCGAAGCGAACCACGTTCCCGTCCACATGATCGTGGGGACCAGCGTGGGGAGCTTCGTCGGAAGCCTGTACGCCTACGGCTACTCCGCTTACGACCTGCAGAAGATCGCCATGGGAATCGAAAAGGGGGAGATCGCGGACCTGACCGTTCCCGACAACGGGTTCGTGAAGGGGGAGAAACTCGAGGCGTACGTCAACAAGATGATTCGCGGCACGACGATGGAGAAATTGCGGACCCCCTTCTACGCGGTGGCCACCGACATCGGCTCCGGCAAGGAGATGGTGTTCGGGAAGGGGAACACGGGCTCGGCGGTGCGCGCGAGCTGCTCCATCCCCGGCGTCTTCCGGCCGGTGCGGATCGGCGACCGGACCTACGTCGACGGAGGCGTGGTGAGCCCCGTGGCGGTGGATGCGGCCCGGCGATTGGGGGCGGACGTGGTGATCGCCGTCGACATCTCCGGAGATGTTTCCGGCGCCATCCCCGAAGGCACGTTGGACACGATCTTCCAGTCGATCAACATAATGTACTCGAAGATCGCGGCGGCCCAGCTATCGCGGGCGGACGTGGTCATCAAGCCAAAGGTGGGATACATCGCCTCCGGCGACTTCACGAAGCGCCACGAGGCGATCCTGGAGGGGGAGAAGGCCGCCCAGGCCGCGCTGCCGAAGATCCAGGCGCTGCTGGGGGAATCCGCCGTCAAGTGA